From a single Brassica napus cultivar Da-Ae chromosome C9, Da-Ae, whole genome shotgun sequence genomic region:
- the LOC106347610 gene encoding uncharacterized protein LOC106347610 isoform X1 — MVNIQIDSSTTVNLCVYNTQADRLKEKLLAMGVPKVVVAISINSKFVRGSLSVDATHGTHLYFDDETRASETFVASFPDHHFDSSTSPPKKGSVKKIEAVHVSELNTYVTNSPPQMQYLLLCSQCGEADSYFSNLLNFFPTYLYLIYALLLSDEAMTIQHTGNKNTKPLNVSPNLTTGLPSTDIARFKSERLRDHGEEGTNAVSYEPAADKTRHQGEMLR; from the exons ATGGTTAACATACAAATTGACAG TTCTACAACTGTTAATCTTTGTGTTTACAACACACAAGCCGACCGgctaaaagaaaaactattggCAATGGGTGTGCCGAAGGTGGTCGTCGCTATTAGCATAAACTCCAAGTTCGTTCGAG GGAGTCTTTCCGTAGATGCTACCCATGGGACACATCTCTACTTTGACGACGAAACAAGAGCCAGCGAGACCTTTGTTGCCAG TTTTCCTGATCACCACTTTGACTCTTCCACGAGTCCACCCAAAAAAGGAagcgtaaaaaagatcgaagcGGTCCATGTGTCAGAGCTCAACACATATGTGACCAACTCCCCACCTCAG ATGCAATACTTACTGTTGTGCTCTCAGTGTGGAGAAGCAGACTCTTATTTCTCAAATCTGCTAAACTTTTTCCCAACGTACCT GTATCTTATTTACGCGTTACTGCTCTCCGATGAGGCGATGACCATACAGCACACTGGAAACAAAAATACCAAGCCTCTAAATGTGTCCCCAAATCTCACTACCGGCCTACCGTCTACAGATATAGCACG ATTCAAGTCGGAGCGTCTTAGAGACCATGGAGAAGAAGGAACAAATGCAGTTTCTTATGAACCTGCTGCAGACAAGACAAGACACCAAGGAGAAATGCTTCGTTGA
- the BNAC09G53260D gene encoding uncharacterized protein BNAC09G53260D, with translation MEASSSSLCLVPSLWTVGSGPRRKKSTVSFVSRGRSNGLMISKRRLRTPSALGDLADTVAETGKSEITWQIIVGAVAGVTPFVVAGVEFSKRIIEQKRCEECRGKGLVFRDKKYFRCPGCGGFLPWQSWRRFFTG, from the exons ATGGAggcgtcttcttcttctctgtgtCTGGTTCCGTCTTTGTGGACCGTTGGATCAGGACCTCGtcggaagaaatcgacggttaGTTTTGTTTCTCGGGGAAGAAGTAACGGTTTGATGATAAGTAAACGACGGCTCAGAACGCCGTCAGCTCTGGGTGACCTCGCTGACACGGTGGCGGAGACAGGCAAATCGGAGATTACGTGGCAAATCATAGTTGGAGCTGTCG CTGGAGTCACACCTTTCGTTGTTGCAGGTGTTGAATTCAGCAAAAGAATA ATTGAACAGAAGAGATGTGAAGAATGTAGAGGAAAAGGACTTGTATTTAGAGACAAAAAGTATTTCCGTTGTCCGGGATGTG GTGGGTTTCTTCCATGGCAGTCATGGAGAAGATTCTTTACgggctga
- the LOC106347610 gene encoding uncharacterized protein LOC106347610 isoform X2, with amino-acid sequence MVNIQIDSSTTVNLCVYNTQADRLKEKLLAMGVPKVVVAISINSKFVRGSLSVDATHGTHLYFDDETRASETFVASFPDHHFDSSTSPPKKGSVKKIEAVHVSELNTYVTNSPPQCGEADSYFSNLLNFFPTYLYLIYALLLSDEAMTIQHTGNKNTKPLNVSPNLTTGLPSTDIARFKSERLRDHGEEGTNAVSYEPAADKTRHQGEMLR; translated from the exons ATGGTTAACATACAAATTGACAG TTCTACAACTGTTAATCTTTGTGTTTACAACACACAAGCCGACCGgctaaaagaaaaactattggCAATGGGTGTGCCGAAGGTGGTCGTCGCTATTAGCATAAACTCCAAGTTCGTTCGAG GGAGTCTTTCCGTAGATGCTACCCATGGGACACATCTCTACTTTGACGACGAAACAAGAGCCAGCGAGACCTTTGTTGCCAG TTTTCCTGATCACCACTTTGACTCTTCCACGAGTCCACCCAAAAAAGGAagcgtaaaaaagatcgaagcGGTCCATGTGTCAGAGCTCAACACATATGTGACCAACTCCCCACCTCAG TGTGGAGAAGCAGACTCTTATTTCTCAAATCTGCTAAACTTTTTCCCAACGTACCT GTATCTTATTTACGCGTTACTGCTCTCCGATGAGGCGATGACCATACAGCACACTGGAAACAAAAATACCAAGCCTCTAAATGTGTCCCCAAATCTCACTACCGGCCTACCGTCTACAGATATAGCACG ATTCAAGTCGGAGCGTCTTAGAGACCATGGAGAAGAAGGAACAAATGCAGTTTCTTATGAACCTGCTGCAGACAAGACAAGACACCAAGGAGAAATGCTTCGTTGA